CCTGGACATGCACAGATACCGCTGTGTGCCCCATTTCTGGCCCGCCATATAGCGCAGCCGGGCCGCTACCAGCATTAAGGCCGCGTGCCCATCGGGAAAGCTCCCCACCACCCGCGTTCGCCGCCGAATTTCACGATTCAGCCTTTCGAGCGGGTTATTTGTCCGAATATGCC
The genomic region above belongs to Desulfovibrio legallii and contains:
- a CDS encoding transposase, whose protein sequence is HIRTNNPLERLNREIRRRTRVVGSFPDGHAALMLVAARLRYMAGQKWGTQRYLCMSREEAE